In Arcobacter ellisii, a genomic segment contains:
- the ligA gene encoding NAD-dependent DNA ligase LigA, producing MTKSEYDLSIEKLISWAQAYYVFDNPIATDEEYDKLSRACLAFEQENPQLSHPNSPNKRVGGFVLDGFEKASHLSRMWSQEDVFNTEELEDWIKRASKVNTNLEFFCQPKFDGASLNIIYENGILKQAITRGDGTVGEDVTNNVKTIYSIPLQIEEKSLIEIRGEIVIKKADFEKINEERIKNNEQVFANPRNAAAGSLRQLDPNITAKRKLFFNVWGVGLNSLGFTKYSEMMDYIYSLGFVKPPMQTLTSSVEGIEKLYHEIIKVRDEIEMMLDGMVVKINDIETQDELGYTVKFPRWSCAYKFPALEKTTKIKDIILQVGRTGVITPVAVVEPTDIEGVIVERASLHNFDEIERKDIKINDEVIIIRSGDVIPKITKVFTERRDGTQIDIPRPTSCPDCSSELLDEGALIKCQNLDCPSRVVNSIIYFASKNCMNIDGLGNKIVEQLVREKKIYDILDIYSLKYEDLQDLEGFKEKKINNLLNAIENTKGSELHRIINALGIEHIGEVASKQICLEFGLDVINLTFEQLIALDGIGEQMANSFTEFMRVNKELVEKLISIINPKVEEKIEVEENPFKGKTVVITGTMSISRGEIKKTLESLGAKVASSVSKKTDYVIFGEDAGSKYDKAIELNVPTLTEEEMNRLIS from the coding sequence ATGACTAAAAGTGAATATGATTTAAGTATAGAAAAATTAATCTCTTGGGCACAAGCCTATTATGTATTTGATAATCCAATAGCAACTGATGAAGAGTATGATAAACTCTCTCGTGCTTGTTTAGCTTTTGAACAAGAAAATCCACAACTTTCACACCCAAACTCACCAAATAAAAGAGTTGGTGGATTTGTACTTGATGGATTTGAAAAAGCATCTCACCTATCTCGTATGTGGTCACAAGAAGATGTTTTTAATACAGAGGAACTTGAAGATTGGATAAAAAGAGCTTCTAAAGTAAATACAAACTTAGAGTTTTTTTGCCAACCGAAATTTGATGGAGCATCTTTAAATATAATTTATGAAAATGGAATATTAAAACAAGCAATCACAAGAGGTGATGGAACTGTTGGTGAAGATGTAACAAATAATGTAAAAACTATTTACTCTATTCCTCTTCAAATAGAAGAAAAATCTTTAATAGAAATTCGTGGTGAAATAGTAATCAAAAAAGCCGATTTTGAAAAAATAAATGAAGAGAGAATCAAAAACAACGAACAAGTTTTTGCAAATCCAAGAAATGCAGCAGCAGGAAGTCTGCGACAACTTGACCCAAATATAACTGCAAAAAGAAAACTATTTTTTAATGTTTGGGGTGTTGGTTTAAACTCACTTGGTTTTACAAAATACTCTGAAATGATGGATTATATCTACTCTTTAGGATTTGTAAAACCACCTATGCAAACTTTAACTTCAAGTGTTGAAGGAATTGAGAAGCTTTACCATGAAATAATAAAGGTTCGAGATGAAATAGAAATGATGCTTGATGGAATGGTTGTAAAAATCAATGATATAGAAACTCAAGATGAGCTTGGTTACACTGTAAAATTTCCACGATGGTCATGTGCTTACAAATTTCCAGCCTTAGAAAAAACAACAAAAATCAAAGATATTATTTTACAAGTAGGAAGAACAGGAGTTATCACTCCTGTTGCAGTTGTTGAACCAACAGATATTGAAGGTGTTATAGTAGAACGTGCAAGTTTACATAACTTTGATGAAATAGAAAGAAAAGATATAAAAATCAATGATGAAGTAATAATTATACGAAGTGGTGATGTAATTCCAAAAATTACAAAGGTTTTTACAGAACGCCGAGATGGAACTCAAATTGATATTCCTCGCCCTACTTCTTGTCCTGATTGTTCTAGTGAACTTTTAGATGAAGGAGCACTTATAAAATGCCAAAATCTTGATTGTCCTTCAAGAGTTGTAAATTCTATTATCTATTTTGCTAGTAAGAATTGTATGAATATTGATGGTTTAGGAAATAAAATTGTTGAACAACTCGTACGTGAGAAAAAAATCTATGATATTTTAGATATTTACTCATTAAAATATGAAGATTTACAAGATTTAGAGGGTTTTAAAGAGAAAAAAATAAACAATCTTTTAAATGCAATAGAAAATACAAAAGGAAGTGAACTTCACAGAATCATCAATGCTTTAGGAATTGAACATATTGGGGAAGTTGCTTCAAAACAAATTTGCTTAGAGTTTGGCTTAGATGTTATAAATTTAACTTTTGAACAACTTATAGCCTTAGATGGAATTGGTGAGCAAATGGCAAATTCATTTACTGAATTTATGAGAGTAAATAAAGAGTTAGTTGAAAAATTAATCTCTATAATTAATCCAAAAGTTGAAGAAAAAATTGAAGTTGAAGAAAATCCTTTTAAAGGAAAAACTGTTGTAATAACTGGAACGATGAGTATAAGCCGAGGTGAGATTAAAAAAACACTTGAATCTTTAGGAGCAAAAGTAGCTTCTAGTGTCTCTAAAAAGACAGATTATGTGATTTTTGGAGAAGATGCTGGAAGTAAATACGACAAAGCAATTGAATTAAATGTTCCAACATTAACAGAAGAAGAGATGAACAGACTAATTTCTTAA
- a CDS encoding zf-TFIIB domain-containing protein, whose product MKCPVCKDVDLVMSERQGIEIDYCPSCRGVWLDRGELDKIIERNLTSTSNSYSQNSYNEQKSHKEHHNKYDNHANHGYHKKKKEGFLSEIFDFDF is encoded by the coding sequence ATGAAATGTCCAGTTTGTAAAGATGTAGATTTAGTAATGAGTGAAAGACAAGGTATAGAGATTGATTATTGTCCATCTTGTCGTGGAGTATGGTTAGATAGAGGTGAATTAGATAAAATAATAGAAAGAAATTTAACATCAACATCTAATTCATATTCACAAAATTCATATAATGAGCAAAAATCTCATAAAGAACATCATAATAAATATGATAATCATGCTAATCATGGTTACCATAAAAAGAAAAAAGAGGGATTTTTATCAGAGATTTTTGATTTCGATTTTTAA
- a CDS encoding response regulator, which translates to MKKFTILIVDDIEENIYSLRLLIEESFDVNIFTALNAKEAIKVLVENNIDLILTDIQMPDIDGFEFAQYIKGVDSIKHIPIIFITGIYDKDEYKNKGYEVGGVEYITKPINKNLLTSKLKIYIDIYNKIKETTEKLNTTQDLLIQNSKLASMGEMIGLISHQLKQPLNVLSMSCDNINMAFDFSELDEECMKRFSENAKKQINYMDTTINGFLNFFKPNKIKEHFLIKNCIDKTEEILKNKIKLYDAVINLDIDEKLEIFGVETELLQVLINIVNNSLDAFKERDIKNPEIFIKLYKEKSKIVLILEDNAGGVDKENLDRIQEPYFTTKENGTGIGLYLVEIIIENSFQGKLEVLNGEKGLKFIIEL; encoded by the coding sequence ATGAAAAAGTTTACTATTTTGATTGTAGATGATATTGAAGAAAATATCTATTCATTAAGATTATTGATTGAAGAGAGTTTTGATGTAAATATTTTTACAGCATTAAATGCAAAAGAGGCAATTAAAGTATTAGTTGAGAATAATATTGATTTGATTTTGACTGATATTCAAATGCCAGATATTGATGGATTTGAATTTGCACAATATATAAAAGGTGTAGATTCAATTAAACATATACCTATAATTTTTATAACAGGGATTTATGATAAAGATGAATATAAAAATAAAGGTTATGAAGTTGGTGGTGTTGAGTATATAACAAAGCCAATAAATAAAAATCTTTTAACTTCAAAATTAAAAATCTATATTGATATTTACAATAAAATAAAAGAGACAACTGAAAAATTAAATACAACTCAAGATTTATTAATTCAAAATAGCAAATTAGCTTCAATGGGTGAAATGATAGGTTTAATTTCACATCAATTAAAACAACCACTAAATGTTTTGTCAATGAGTTGTGATAATATAAATATGGCTTTTGATTTTAGTGAATTAGATGAAGAGTGTATGAAACGTTTTTCTGAAAATGCAAAAAAACAAATAAATTATATGGATACAACAATAAATGGTTTTCTAAATTTTTTCAAACCAAATAAAATAAAAGAGCATTTTTTAATTAAAAATTGTATAGATAAAACAGAAGAGATACTAAAAAATAAAATCAAATTATATGATGCAGTCATAAATTTAGATATTGATGAAAAATTGGAGATTTTTGGTGTAGAAACAGAGTTATTACAAGTCTTAATAAATATTGTAAATAACTCTTTAGATGCATTTAAAGAAAGAGATATAAAAAATCCAGAGATATTTATAAAATTATATAAAGAAAAAAGTAAAATAGTTTTAATCCTAGAAGATAATGCCGGCGGTGTAGATAAAGAAAATTTAGATAGAATCCAAGAACCATATTTTACAACAAAAGAGAATGGTACGGGAATAGGTTTATATTTAGTTGAAATTATTATTGAAAATAGTTTTCAAGGTAAACTAGAAGTTTTAAATGGGGAAAAAGGATTGAAGTTTATTATTGAACTTTGA
- a CDS encoding ABC-F family ATP-binding cassette domain-containing protein translates to MVQTVNLKKAFGPRVLFQDINLKLDTGKRYGLIGANGAGKTTFLKILSGQEEATEGEVQVQNGKKVGVLSQNQFAYENYTIFDTVLLGNKRLYDAVKEKEELYMSPEFTDEVNNRLAELEIICCEEDPTYEYDIKITKILEDLGFPAASHQDLMSTLTGGDKFKVLLAQVLYPKPDVLFLDEPTNNLDIETIGWLENQLQHHEGTMVVISHDRHFLNAVCTHILDVDFKQIREFAGNYDDWYIASTLIAKQNEKDVNKKLKEKEELEKFIARFSANASKAKQATSRQKQLEKLDVGAIQVSSRRDPSIIFRQKREVGKELLTVKNISKSYDDHVVLNDVSFTVEKGDKIALIGTNGIGKTTLCEILEGNLKPDSGEVLWGATIQNSYFPQNATDIIKGDMTLYDWLRSFDRDADISEIRNCLGRMLFNGQEQEKKVDSCSGGEKHRMMLSKIMLEQGNFLVLDEPTNHLDLEAIIALGEGLNDYAGSVICVSHDRELLDAYANRIIEIQPGGTIVDFKGTYEEYIESKEQA, encoded by the coding sequence ATGGTTCAAACTGTCAATCTAAAAAAAGCTTTTGGTCCAAGAGTTTTATTTCAAGATATAAATTTAAAATTAGATACAGGAAAAAGATATGGACTTATTGGTGCAAATGGTGCTGGTAAGACGACTTTTCTAAAAATATTATCAGGACAAGAAGAAGCAACAGAGGGTGAAGTACAAGTTCAAAATGGTAAAAAAGTTGGAGTATTATCACAAAATCAATTTGCTTATGAAAACTATACAATTTTTGATACAGTTTTATTAGGAAATAAAAGATTATATGATGCTGTAAAAGAAAAAGAAGAACTTTATATGAGTCCTGAATTTACTGATGAAGTAAATAATAGACTTGCTGAACTTGAAATTATTTGTTGTGAAGAAGACCCAACTTATGAATATGATATTAAAATTACAAAAATTTTAGAAGATTTAGGATTTCCAGCTGCTAGTCACCAAGATTTAATGAGTACATTAACAGGTGGGGATAAATTTAAAGTTTTATTAGCACAAGTTTTATATCCAAAACCAGATGTATTATTTTTAGATGAGCCTACAAATAACCTTGATATTGAAACAATTGGTTGGTTAGAAAACCAACTTCAACATCATGAAGGAACAATGGTAGTTATCTCTCACGATAGACACTTTTTAAATGCTGTTTGTACACACATTTTAGATGTTGATTTTAAACAAATTAGAGAGTTTGCAGGAAATTATGATGATTGGTATATTGCATCAACTTTAATTGCAAAACAAAATGAAAAAGATGTTAATAAAAAATTAAAAGAAAAAGAAGAACTTGAGAAGTTTATCGCTAGATTTAGTGCAAATGCTTCTAAAGCAAAACAAGCAACTTCAAGACAGAAACAACTTGAAAAACTTGATGTTGGTGCAATTCAAGTATCAAGCAGACGTGACCCTTCAATTATTTTTAGACAAAAAAGAGAAGTAGGAAAAGAGTTATTAACTGTTAAAAATATCTCTAAATCTTATGATGACCATGTTGTATTAAATGATGTTTCATTTACAGTTGAAAAAGGTGATAAAATAGCTTTAATTGGTACAAATGGTATTGGAAAAACAACTTTATGTGAAATTTTAGAAGGTAATTTAAAACCAGATTCTGGAGAAGTTTTATGGGGAGCAACTATTCAAAACTCATATTTTCCACAAAATGCAACTGATATTATCAAAGGTGATATGACTTTATATGATTGGTTAAGAAGTTTTGATAGAGATGCAGATATTTCTGAAATCAGAAATTGTTTGGGAAGAATGTTATTTAACGGTCAAGAACAAGAGAAAAAAGTTGATTCTTGTTCAGGGGGAGAAAAACATAGAATGATGCTTTCTAAAATCATGTTAGAGCAAGGAAATTTCTTAGTTTTAGATGAACCAACAAACCACTTAGACTTAGAAGCTATTATTGCTTTAGGTGAAGGATTAAATGATTATGCAGGTTCTGTAATTTGTGTATCTCACGATAGGGAATTATTAGATGCTTATGCAAATAGAATTATTGAAATTCAACCAGGTGGAACAATAGTTGATTTTAAAGGTACTTATGAAGAGTACATTGAGTCTAAAGAACAAGCGTAA
- a CDS encoding sensor histidine kinase produces the protein MIKKQRLEKFLSKHFIRYSLIPILVVEVALLVMYFSINSYISSKNINLLLGEAQSYSQAILENEATFISEKLNEVSKTALLLQNEHQTIFTNPNRFGLPNNEPKFAIAPNGVFYKTNEIGASLYYSSKTPITQKEVDKATFTEAMDISLKSVVDINPDIVAAYFNSWDNMNRLYPFIPKVYEQYGEHINMEDYNFYYLATKKHNPDKKPVWTGAYLDPAGNGWMLSCIVPIYKNDFLEGVTGLDITIDRFVKNILNRKLPYDANLFMVDKDGMILAMPEKIEELLGLKELKEHLYTDAILKTISKPEEFNLLKNKSPFAEHFKDLIKNNKTLSTLKINDNEYVTLQQNIDETNWKLMILIDKKNIFASIEYLKNLSNKIGYIAIALLLLFYIIFFYLLLKKINKFSFSITQPIIDLSKQTSQIKETNSDIKVLDTNILEISQLSQNFTEMINELNLKNKKLYDAKVFAEEANKAKDNFLANMSHELKTPLNSINVISDIMLKNKSNSLDETQLKNIQIINKCGKDLIYLITDILDLSKLDAKKINLSIEKVDIKKSIQTIYDKFYEQTKNKNLEFVLEIDENIKDIYTDLEKLKQIINNLLSNAIKFTNKGQIRLKVKNENEFIKINIEDDGIGIAQENLNEIFERFKQVDSSTTRKYGGTGLGLAISKELCKLLDIKIDVKSELNKGTTFELLLPKNLKNEIKNSIKNEEKIDSFENIKLENSSQIEKKTKESILILNNDPITFLNLITILNKKYIVKQTNSLDKLIDLKNKNENSKIMIDISKLSDLEKNLINEKLDNNLIILYSNDELNSVKEEKIEKSFKLPLSNEEINNI, from the coding sequence ATGATTAAAAAACAACGACTTGAAAAGTTTTTATCTAAACATTTTATTAGATATTCATTAATTCCTATCTTAGTTGTTGAAGTTGCATTATTAGTTATGTACTTTTCAATAAATTCATATATCTCTTCTAAAAATATCAATTTATTGCTTGGGGAAGCTCAATCTTATTCTCAAGCAATACTTGAAAATGAAGCTACTTTTATTAGTGAAAAATTAAATGAAGTTTCAAAAACGGCTCTTCTTTTACAAAATGAACACCAAACAATTTTTACAAATCCAAATAGATTTGGTTTACCAAATAATGAACCAAAATTTGCAATTGCACCAAATGGTGTTTTTTATAAAACAAATGAAATAGGAGCAAGTTTATATTACTCTTCTAAAACACCTATAACACAAAAAGAAGTAGATAAAGCAACATTTACTGAAGCTATGGATATCTCTTTAAAAAGTGTTGTAGATATAAATCCTGATATTGTTGCAGCATATTTTAACTCTTGGGATAATATGAATCGTTTATATCCTTTTATTCCTAAAGTTTATGAACAATATGGTGAACACATAAATATGGAAGATTATAACTTTTATTATTTAGCCACTAAAAAACATAATCCAGATAAAAAACCTGTTTGGACGGGAGCTTATCTTGACCCAGCTGGAAATGGTTGGATGTTATCTTGTATAGTTCCAATATACAAAAATGATTTTTTAGAGGGTGTTACAGGACTAGATATTACAATTGATAGGTTTGTTAAAAATATTTTAAATAGAAAACTTCCTTATGATGCAAATTTATTCATGGTTGATAAAGATGGTATGATTTTAGCAATGCCTGAAAAAATAGAAGAATTATTAGGACTAAAAGAGTTAAAAGAACATTTATACACAGATGCTATCTTAAAAACTATTTCTAAACCTGAAGAGTTTAATTTATTAAAAAACAAAAGTCCATTTGCAGAACATTTTAAAGATTTAATAAAAAATAATAAAACTCTATCTACACTAAAAATCAACGATAATGAATATGTAACTTTACAACAAAATATAGATGAAACGAACTGGAAATTGATGATTTTAATTGATAAAAAGAACATATTTGCATCAATTGAATATCTAAAAAACTTATCAAATAAAATCGGTTATATAGCTATTGCTTTATTATTATTGTTTTATATTATATTTTTCTATTTATTATTGAAAAAAATAAATAAATTCTCTTTTTCAATTACTCAACCTATTATTGATTTATCAAAACAAACTTCACAAATAAAAGAGACAAATAGTGATATAAAAGTTCTTGATACAAATATTTTAGAAATTTCTCAATTAAGCCAAAATTTTACAGAAATGATTAATGAGTTAAATCTGAAAAACAAAAAACTATATGATGCGAAAGTTTTCGCAGAAGAAGCAAATAAAGCAAAAGATAATTTCTTAGCAAATATGAGTCATGAACTAAAAACTCCATTAAACTCAATAAATGTAATTAGCGATATTATGCTTAAAAATAAATCTAACTCTTTAGATGAAACCCAATTAAAAAATATCCAAATTATAAATAAATGTGGTAAAGATTTAATTTATTTAATAACAGATATTTTAGATTTATCAAAATTAGACGCAAAAAAAATAAACCTTTCTATAGAAAAAGTTGATATTAAAAAATCTATTCAAACAATCTATGATAAATTTTATGAACAAACAAAAAATAAAAATCTGGAATTTGTTTTAGAAATAGATGAAAATATAAAAGATATTTATACTGATTTAGAAAAATTAAAACAGATAATAAACAATCTTTTAAGTAATGCGATTAAGTTCACAAATAAAGGTCAAATTAGATTAAAAGTTAAAAATGAAAATGAGTTTATTAAAATAAATATAGAAGATGATGGTATTGGAATTGCTCAAGAAAATCTTAATGAAATTTTTGAAAGATTTAAACAAGTAGATAGTAGTACAACTAGGAAATATGGTGGAACTGGACTTGGTTTGGCAATTTCTAAAGAATTATGTAAATTATTAGATATAAAAATTGATGTAAAAAGTGAATTAAATAAAGGAACAACTTTTGAATTATTGCTTCCTAAAAATTTAAAAAATGAAATAAAAAACTCAATCAAAAATGAAGAAAAAATAGATTCATTTGAAAATATCAAATTAGAAAATAGTTCTCAAATAGAGAAAAAAACTAAAGAGAGTATTTTAATTTTAAATAATGACCCAATCACTTTTTTAAATTTAATTACCATATTGAATAAAAAATATATTGTAAAACAAACAAATTCTTTGGATAAATTGATTGATTTGAAAAACAAAAATGAAAACTCAAAGATTATGATTGATATTTCAAAATTAAGTGATTTAGAAAAAAATCTAATAAACGAAAAATTGGATAATAATTTGATAATTCTTTATTCAAATGATGAATTAAATTCTGTAAAAGAGGAAAAAATTGAAAAATCTTTTAAACTTCCTCTTTCAAATGAAGAAATAAATAATATATAA
- a CDS encoding PAS domain S-box protein, whose amino-acid sequence MKIEKSSETIFIVDNSVQQKIKSLIEEKYNNIIHFYKIDEIIKLIKLQQPALIILNINSKEYDEISFLKKISTLEIPIILCGVKEISVIKNAYKLGVVDVIKEPFLKEELYFKIDLWIDNRKKQKESNHSSLLLQEYKDAVDESSIVSKTNNKGIITYVNEQFCLLSGYKKEELIGKNHNIVRHPDTPKKVFEEIWNTIKNKKIAWKGKIKNKKKDGSYYWVEAFIKPIIDKNGNIEEFIALRNDITEQEEAKEYFKLKLKGSEDNLNHSIKLAKEYEKAIDISSILLRTNNFGEIIYVNDKFIELTQFSREELIGSDYKIFKHKDIKDSLFENLELLIDDKKIFNKILNNKSKNGDNYWINITIVQIKDDNNFTIEYMWIINDLTELFNLNEEIQSTQKEIIYKMGEIGETRSKETGNHVKRVAEYSKLLAILYGISENEANNLLIASPMHDIGKVGIPDSILKKPGKLTPDEFDFMKEHSIIGYNILKDSNRDILKTAAIVAKEHHERYDGTGYPFGLKGEEIHIYGRITAIADVFDALGSDRCYKKAWKDEEIFELLENEKGKQFDPFLVSLFLENKNLFIEIRNRYKD is encoded by the coding sequence ATGAAAATTGAAAAGAGTTCTGAAACAATTTTTATTGTTGATAATTCAGTGCAACAAAAAATAAAAAGTTTAATTGAAGAGAAATATAATAACATTATACATTTTTATAAAATTGATGAAATTATAAAATTAATTAAACTACAACAACCTGCTTTGATAATACTAAATATTAATTCAAAAGAGTATGATGAAATCTCTTTTTTAAAAAAAATATCTACTTTAGAAATTCCTATAATACTTTGTGGAGTAAAAGAGATTTCAGTTATTAAAAATGCATATAAATTAGGTGTTGTTGATGTTATAAAAGAGCCATTTTTAAAAGAAGAATTATATTTCAAAATTGATTTGTGGATTGATAATAGAAAAAAGCAAAAAGAGTCAAATCACTCTTCATTATTGTTACAAGAGTATAAAGATGCCGTAGATGAGAGTTCAATAGTTTCAAAAACTAATAATAAAGGCATCATAACTTATGTAAATGAACAGTTTTGTTTATTATCAGGTTATAAAAAAGAGGAATTAATAGGAAAAAATCACAATATTGTAAGACATCCTGATACTCCTAAAAAAGTTTTTGAAGAGATTTGGAACACAATAAAAAACAAAAAAATTGCTTGGAAAGGGAAAATAAAAAACAAAAAAAAAGATGGTTCATATTATTGGGTTGAAGCTTTTATAAAACCAATTATTGATAAAAATGGAAATATTGAAGAATTTATTGCTTTAAGAAATGATATAACAGAACAAGAAGAGGCAAAAGAGTATTTCAAACTTAAATTAAAAGGTTCAGAAGATAATCTCAATCACTCTATAAAACTTGCAAAAGAGTATGAAAAAGCCATTGATATAAGTAGTATTTTATTAAGAACAAATAATTTTGGAGAAATTATTTATGTAAATGATAAATTTATTGAACTTACTCAATTTTCAAGAGAAGAATTAATTGGTTCTGATTATAAAATTTTTAAACATAAAGATATAAAAGATTCTTTATTTGAAAATCTTGAATTATTGATTGATGACAAAAAGATATTTAATAAAATATTAAATAACAAATCAAAAAATGGGGATAACTATTGGATAAATATTACTATTGTTCAAATAAAAGATGATAACAATTTTACAATAGAATATATGTGGATTATAAATGATTTAACTGAACTATTTAATCTAAATGAAGAGATTCAATCAACTCAAAAAGAGATTATTTATAAAATGGGAGAAATAGGAGAAACAAGAAGTAAAGAGACAGGAAATCATGTAAAAAGAGTTGCTGAATACTCAAAACTTCTTGCAATTCTTTATGGGATAAGTGAAAATGAAGCAAATAATTTATTAATTGCTTCTCCTATGCACGATATTGGAAAAGTTGGTATTCCTGATTCTATATTAAAAAAACCTGGAAAATTAACTCCAGATGAATTTGACTTTATGAAAGAACACTCAATAATTGGTTATAACATTTTAAAAGATTCTAATAGAGATATTTTAAAAACAGCAGCAATTGTTGCAAAAGAACATCATGAAAGATATGATGGTACTGGATATCCTTTTGGATTAAAAGGTGAAGAGATACATATTTATGGAAGAATTACAGCAATTGCAGATGTTTTTGATGCTTTAGGAAGTGATAGATGTTATAAAAAAGCTTGGAAAGATGAAGAAATCTTTGAACTTTTAGAAAATGAAAAAGGAAAACAGTTTGATCCATTTCTTGTGAGTTTATTTTTAGAAAATAAAAACTTATTTATTGAAATTAGAAATAGATATAAAGATTAA
- a CDS encoding acyl-CoA thioesterase, translating into MSEEVKREKSLTMTMLMTPDKANFSGKNVHGGEILKMLDHVAYACAARYTGMYAVTLSVDMVLFKDPIKIGSLVTFHASVNYTGRTSMEIGIKVISEDIKDHTIKNTNVCYFTMIAVDEHGKPAPVPKLELVTEDDKRRYNDAIQRREIRMASRHAK; encoded by the coding sequence ATGAGTGAAGAAGTAAAAAGAGAAAAGTCTCTTACAATGACTATGTTAATGACTCCAGATAAAGCAAACTTCTCTGGGAAAAATGTTCATGGTGGAGAAATCTTAAAAATGTTAGATCATGTTGCATATGCATGTGCAGCAAGATATACAGGAATGTATGCAGTAACATTGTCAGTAGATATGGTTTTATTTAAAGACCCAATTAAAATTGGTTCTCTTGTTACTTTCCATGCTTCAGTTAATTATACTGGAAGAACTTCTATGGAAATTGGTATTAAAGTAATTTCAGAAGACATTAAAGACCATACAATCAAAAATACAAATGTTTGTTATTTTACTATGATTGCAGTTGATGAACACGGAAAACCAGCACCAGTTCCTAAATTAGAATTAGTAACTGAAGATGATAAAAGAAGATATAACGATGCTATTCAAAGAAGAGAGATTAGAATGGCTTCAAGACACGCAAAATAA
- a CDS encoding (2Fe-2S)-binding protein, whose amino-acid sequence MNEVTINNKKYELKNISEDTPILWVLRDYLNLTGTKFGCGVAQCGACTILLENESIRSCSTPISQAFGKNITTIENQEDKQLKALRIVWREYDVAQCGYCQSGQLMNATGLLKSKTNPTETEIKEAMQGNICRCGTYNKILKAITTVAKG is encoded by the coding sequence ATGAATGAAGTTACTATAAACAATAAAAAATATGAATTAAAAAATATTTCAGAAGATACACCAATATTATGGGTATTAAGAGATTATCTTAATTTAACTGGAACAAAATTTGGTTGTGGAGTTGCCCAATGTGGAGCCTGTACAATTTTACTTGAGAATGAATCTATAAGAAGTTGTTCAACACCAATATCACAAGCTTTTGGAAAAAATATCACAACAATAGAAAATCAAGAGGATAAACAATTAAAAGCTTTAAGAATTGTTTGGCGTGAATATGATGTTGCACAATGTGGATATTGTCAATCAGGTCAACTTATGAATGCAACAGGATTATTAAAATCAAAAACAAATCCAACAGAAACAGAAATAAAAGAGGCAATGCAAGGAAATATTTGCAGATGTGGAACATATAATAAAATTTTAAAAGCTATAACAACAGTGGCAAAAGGATAA